From one Bacteroides eggerthii genomic stretch:
- a CDS encoding YncE family protein — protein sequence MIRVLFFIRMTMSRTIQRICLFLFCLPVFGSCMKWDYGEMEDFSVSASGLFITNEGNFQYSNATLSYYDPATCEVENEVFYRANGFKLGDVAQSMVIRDGIGWIVVNNSHVIFAIDINTFKEVGRITGFTSPRYIHFLSDEKAYVTQIWDYRIFIINPKTYEITGYIECPDMDMESGSTEQMVQYGKYVYVNCWSYQNRILKIDTETDKVVDELTIGIQPTSLVMDKYNKMWTITDGGYEGSPYGYEAPSLYRIDAETFTVEKQFKFKLGDWPSEVQLNGTRDTLYWINNDIWRMPVEADRVPVRPFLEFRDTKYYGLTVNPNNGEVYVADAIDYQQQGIVYRYSPQGKLIDEFYVGIIPGAFCWK from the coding sequence ATGATTCGGGTACTCTTTTTTATCCGAATGACAATGAGCAGAACAATACAACGGATTTGCCTTTTTCTTTTCTGCCTGCCAGTTTTCGGCAGTTGCATGAAATGGGATTACGGAGAGATGGAAGATTTCTCTGTATCGGCCTCTGGTCTTTTCATTACCAACGAGGGGAATTTCCAGTACAGCAATGCCACGCTTTCCTACTACGATCCCGCCACGTGCGAAGTGGAGAATGAAGTGTTTTACCGTGCCAACGGGTTCAAGTTGGGCGATGTGGCCCAGTCTATGGTTATCCGGGACGGTATAGGCTGGATCGTGGTGAACAACTCGCATGTGATTTTCGCCATCGACATCAATACTTTCAAGGAAGTGGGCCGTATCACAGGTTTCACCTCACCCCGGTATATCCATTTTCTGTCGGATGAGAAAGCCTATGTGACGCAGATATGGGACTACCGTATCTTCATCATCAACCCCAAGACATACGAGATTACCGGCTATATCGAATGTCCAGACATGGACATGGAATCGGGTTCCACCGAACAAATGGTACAATACGGCAAGTACGTCTATGTGAACTGCTGGTCGTACCAGAACCGCATCCTGAAAATCGACACGGAGACGGACAAGGTCGTGGACGAACTGACCATCGGCATACAACCTACTTCGCTGGTCATGGACAAATACAACAAGATGTGGACCATCACGGATGGCGGTTACGAGGGCAGCCCATACGGTTACGAGGCACCGTCTCTCTATCGTATAGACGCCGAGACTTTCACCGTAGAGAAACAGTTCAAGTTTAAGCTGGGCGACTGGCCTTCGGAAGTCCAGCTCAACGGTACACGGGATACACTTTACTGGATCAACAACGATATTTGGCGAATGCCGGTGGAAGCCGACCGTGTTCCCGTCCGGCCTTTTCTGGAGTTTCGGGACACCAAATACTACGGCCTTACGGTCAATCCCAACAACGGGGAGGTATATGTGGCCGACGCTATTGATTACCAGCAACAAGGTATCGTGTATCGCTATTCGCCGCAAGGCAAGCTGATCGATGAATTTTACGTGGGAATCATTCCGGGAGCTTTCTGCTGGAAATAA